AAGCAAAGATAAGACTGTTGACAGGCAGAAAGTCCCAGTCACCACTGCCATGAATCACTAGAATTTCGAATAATTACCCGTTCAAATGCGTCGGCGAGTGATCGAACAAGttgtgtttttcattttattattggTAAAGGCTCTTGTCTAAACCCAGACGATTTCCTTCAGAGCTTCTTTGTCGTGTCTGCATCGGAACCAAGAGAGGAGCACAGGACCGTTTGTTAGGTTGCATTATAAATAGGGAGGTCACGAAAAAATTAGCGTACAAAttttgcgctatataagtattaaatttattattatcatttcgGTGCTATCGCTTGTTTTTAGCCCACATCCGGAATGGATGGGGAACTGGGCACTTTGCAAGGAAGGGCTGCTAAGCTTCAACATGGCGGACGGAGTGTTAAAGATGACAAAAATCATTATGGCTAGTAATTGATTTTAATTCGAAATGTATGGTGGTCCTCGTCGTCCGAACTTCTCGCCTTTTCAAGGGCGAGCGAGAGCACCTCATCCTAACTTTAGACCGCGCTTCGAGAATCCGGCTTCTCTTCCTCCTGGTCAAATGATTTATCCATCTCAAAGACAACGATTTCCATCCTCACCACAGAGGCAGCAGTTTATGAATAATCCTGGTCCACCAGGACCGAGACCAGGTTTTCAGCCAAGACCTTTCCAGGCAGGTGGACCCAGACAACGCTTTCCACAAACGGAATATTCTGGTCAACCGAGATGGCCCCACAGGGTACACGgaaataagtttaaaattaTATAAGTAAACTTGTCAGATTATTATTAATGATGCTGATCATCCATCTCGATAAAAATGGCAAACTAAAATCAAAAGCACAAAATATTGACCCTTTCACTTACAAGTACTGTATACTTGTTCTCTTTTCTGTCTACTGCACATTTCTCCTTATCTAGCTTTGATGTGATATCAATTGAAATGaggctcccccccccccccctcttatTTTGGgttagaaaaacaaagaattgcagaaggaagaaaagccagtagggcaagcgacaaaaaaccAGGTCCCTCTCTTAGCTCAAGGTGTGGAACATCCCAACAGTTAAAAAACAGGCTTATTTTAGCTTGTTATTAGAGAAAGTTTTATTCAAGGGtttattgaagaaatttacTGACATTTTGGGGTTTTGAATATTGCGATAGTGATCATTAACTCTATTACAGTAAATTATTCCAACCTAGtggtgaaattttattttgtagtcTGATTATCTGCCTGAGAGTACTCCTGAGAAGGACTGATATTGGTAGTGGTTATTGTCAATCTATTTCATAACCTTAATGGAGGTCATCATTGCACTCAAGTTATCTCTGAAGATTAATTCCACTAAAGTTGTGAAAAAGGAGGCGAGCATGGCCTAGTGGTTAGGGTGCTGCACTtgtaagccggaggtcccgggttcaaatcctcctccctgccactggatggatttgtcttcggtggccccgaattcaactcctgcacgctttgtaaatagccaactggtctgcctcctaccaTTTAGGATAtctgttcatttacgatatttgtttccttatttacagtgtccccaattagcacagcagtgctaaaatacactgacacttaaataaagttattatttattattattattttaaaaacattcactTCTACAGCCATTACTACCAAAATAGTCATAATAAAATATAGGAAAATAAACACAGTCTGCACAGTCTGCAGACTGCATTTTAGCATGACTGCTACCAAAAGCTCTCTTGGGACTATTCTCACCCAGACTATCAGACTACATGACCAATTTCCCTATTTATTAAGCTTCTCCCCCCACCCCACCTCAGCTGAGTTtggcttaacccttaaactcccatgagcaac
The sequence above is a segment of the Pocillopora verrucosa isolate sample1 chromosome 5, ASM3666991v2, whole genome shotgun sequence genome. Coding sequences within it:
- the LOC131781596 gene encoding uncharacterized protein, which translates into the protein MYGGPRRPNFSPFQGRARAPHPNFRPRFENPASLPPGQMIYPSQRQRFPSSPQRQQFMNNPGPPGPRPGFQPRPFQAGGPRQRFPQTEYSGQPRWPHRGRGGFKRRDQDSPGIEAYYRHSMVENPWRELEEKYKDRIQQE